From one Streptobacillus felis genomic stretch:
- a CDS encoding NADP-dependent glyceraldehyde-3-phosphate dehydrogenase → MEIDVLSPIDGSLLGSVKKMFKEDVDNIYVKSRNSFKLWKDLSTAKRAEYMYKASEILEKNKEKIADIMSKEISKPYKDSMIEVERTVGLIKYSAEEGMRIFGEVIEGKNYDDSSKTKVAIVKREPVGVVLAISPFNYPINLAASKIVPALISGNTVVFKPASQGVLSGIELVKCFEEAGLPEGVLQVVTGKGSEIGDYLNTHKEIDFINFTGSTPIGERIGMQAKMKPILLELGGKDAAIVLEDADLDKASKDIVSGAFSYSGQRCTAIKRVLVIDKIADELILKIKEKVSKLRVGNPFDDVEITPLIDEKSAIFVEDLINDAISKGAIALTEIKREKNLIYPLLLDKVTEDMDIAWVEPFGPVLPIIRVKTEEEALEIANKSEYGLQSSIFTNNIDKAFKFANNLEVGTVHINNKTQRGPDNFPFLGIKNSGVGVQGIRHSILSMTKIKTIVIDM, encoded by the coding sequence ATGGAAATTGATGTTTTATCACCAATAGACGGGAGTTTATTAGGTAGCGTTAAAAAGATGTTTAAAGAAGATGTAGATAACATTTATGTTAAATCAAGAAATAGTTTTAAATTATGGAAGGATTTATCAACTGCAAAGAGAGCAGAATATATGTATAAAGCATCTGAAATATTAGAAAAAAATAAAGAAAAAATAGCTGATATAATGAGTAAAGAAATCTCAAAACCATATAAAGATTCGATGATAGAAGTTGAAAGAACAGTTGGATTAATTAAGTATTCAGCAGAAGAAGGTATGAGAATATTCGGAGAAGTAATAGAAGGTAAAAATTACGATGATAGTTCAAAAACTAAGGTAGCTATAGTGAAAAGAGAGCCTGTTGGAGTTGTCTTAGCTATTTCACCTTTTAACTATCCAATTAATTTAGCAGCATCAAAAATAGTACCTGCATTAATTTCAGGTAATACAGTTGTATTTAAACCAGCAAGTCAAGGAGTATTATCAGGGATTGAATTAGTAAAATGTTTTGAAGAAGCAGGATTACCTGAAGGAGTATTACAAGTTGTAACAGGTAAGGGATCAGAAATTGGTGATTATTTAAATACACATAAAGAAATTGATTTTATTAATTTTACTGGAAGTACACCTATTGGAGAAAGAATAGGTATGCAAGCTAAAATGAAACCAATATTATTAGAACTTGGAGGTAAAGATGCTGCAATAGTTCTTGAAGATGCAGATTTAGATAAAGCTTCAAAAGATATAGTTAGTGGCGCTTTTTCATATTCAGGTCAAAGATGTACTGCTATAAAAAGAGTTTTGGTTATTGATAAGATAGCAGATGAATTGATATTAAAGATAAAAGAAAAAGTTTCTAAATTAAGAGTTGGTAATCCTTTTGATGATGTAGAAATTACCCCATTAATTGATGAAAAAAGTGCAATTTTTGTTGAGGATTTAATTAATGATGCAATAAGTAAAGGAGCTATAGCTTTAACAGAAATAAAAAGAGAAAAAAATTTAATTTATCCTTTACTACTTGATAAAGTAACGGAAGATATGGATATTGCATGGGTTGAACCATTTGGACCTGTTTTACCTATAATTAGAGTTAAAACAGAGGAAGAAGCACTAGAAATTGCAAATAAATCTGAATATGGTTTACAAAGTTCAATTTTTACAAACAATATAGACAAAGCATTTAAGTTTGCGAATAATTTAGAAGTAGGTACAGTACACATAAATAATAAGACTCAACGTGGTCCAGATAATTTTCCTTTTTTAGGTATAAAAAATTCTGGAGTTGGAGTACAAGGTATTAGACATAGTATACTTTCTATGACAAAAATAAAAACAATAGTAATAGACATGTAA
- a CDS encoding ROK family protein: MKYYGGIDLGGTNSKIGILDETGKIVYSTIVKTESSLGYEESVKKLSDHIKFGLEKNGISYSDFVSLGIGVPGPIVNKSTVLMWANFPWPNNLNLAKEFENELLKPVFLDNDVNVITLGELWVGAAKGYKNVLGMAIGTGIGGGVVVNGEIISGKNGASGEIGHIPIEKKGRLCGCGKRGCFEAYASATGIARIAKDRLQVNKNNELYNLTYGRDPEAKDVFECAKNGDKLSLDIVEETAEYLAIGISSALSILDSDIVVIGGGVALAGDFLIDKIKKYLPEYLMSSIVNNVEIKIAKLGNDAGIYGAAYLAMQSVK, encoded by the coding sequence ATGAAATATTATGGAGGAATTGATTTAGGAGGAACAAATTCTAAAATTGGTATTTTAGATGAAACAGGTAAGATAGTTTATTCAACTATAGTAAAAACTGAATCAAGTTTAGGTTATGAAGAATCTGTAAAAAAATTATCGGACCATATCAAATTTGGTCTAGAAAAAAATGGGATTTCTTATTCAGATTTTGTGTCATTAGGTATTGGTGTACCTGGACCTATAGTTAATAAATCAACTGTACTAATGTGGGCTAATTTTCCTTGGCCAAATAATTTAAACTTGGCTAAAGAATTTGAAAATGAATTATTAAAACCAGTTTTCCTAGATAATGATGTAAATGTAATTACATTAGGAGAATTATGGGTTGGGGCTGCAAAAGGGTATAAAAATGTATTAGGTATGGCAATAGGAACAGGAATAGGTGGAGGAGTTGTTGTAAACGGTGAAATTATTTCTGGTAAAAATGGTGCCTCAGGAGAAATAGGACATATACCTATAGAAAAAAAAGGTAGACTTTGTGGTTGTGGTAAAAGAGGTTGCTTTGAAGCATATGCATCTGCAACTGGAATTGCTAGAATTGCTAAAGATAGATTACAAGTTAATAAAAATAATGAACTATATAATTTAACATACGGTAGAGATCCGGAGGCAAAAGATGTATTTGAATGTGCAAAAAATGGAGATAAGCTTTCTTTAGATATAGTTGAAGAAACAGCTGAATACTTAGCAATAGGTATAAGTTCTGCACTTTCTATACTAGACTCAGATATAGTTGTAATAGGTGGAGGAGTTGCTCTAGCAGGAGATTTCTTAATAGATAAAATTAAAAAATATTTACCAGAGTACTTAATGTCATCTATAGTTAATAATGTGGAAATAAAAATTGCAAAACTAGGTAATGATGCTGGTATATATGGTGCAGCATATTTAGCAATGCAATCAGTTAAATAG
- a CDS encoding alpha/beta fold hydrolase: MKKEYFESFDGIQIPYVSYENGNKKKVLMLHGLYEYIDRYYEFATKLNEAGYDVYLFEYRGHGELRQGDIADFGDKGITGILNDIKLFIKHKFNNISNDNIFLIGKGLGGLLSLYLQEDMKLKNSVLVSMPIEKKFSIFMGKLITSIEMKFSMRNSFINKVVLRTLNRAFIKEGKSSWLNRDKEVVISYLNDENYLKKGSARLYNNVLSLTSFIKKNIKKINENANIFVVFGTRDALVSETKLKKYMQKINNGKNNIKFLKVKKARHDILNELNKNEVINEIIKYMDGISNGN; encoded by the coding sequence ATGAAAAAAGAATATTTTGAAAGTTTTGATGGTATTCAAATTCCATATGTTTCGTATGAAAATGGTAATAAGAAAAAAGTATTAATGTTACATGGACTATACGAATATATTGATAGATATTATGAGTTTGCAACTAAATTAAATGAGGCAGGTTATGATGTTTATTTATTTGAATATAGAGGTCATGGAGAATTGAGGCAGGGAGACATTGCTGATTTTGGAGATAAGGGAATTACAGGTATATTAAATGACATAAAATTATTTATTAAACATAAATTTAACAATATTTCTAATGATAATATATTTTTAATAGGAAAAGGATTAGGAGGATTATTAAGCCTATATCTACAAGAAGATATGAAATTAAAAAATTCTGTTTTAGTATCTATGCCTATAGAAAAGAAATTTTCAATATTTATGGGTAAATTAATTACTAGTATAGAAATGAAATTTAGTATGAGAAATAGTTTTATTAATAAAGTAGTACTAAGAACACTTAATAGAGCTTTTATTAAAGAAGGAAAATCTTCTTGGTTAAATAGAGATAAAGAAGTTGTTATATCATATTTAAATGATGAAAATTATTTAAAAAAAGGTTCAGCAAGACTTTATAATAATGTGTTGTCTCTAACATCGTTTATAAAGAAAAATATTAAAAAAATAAATGAAAATGCAAATATTTTTGTTGTTTTTGGAACAAGAGATGCTTTAGTTTCAGAGACTAAATTAAAAAAATATATGCAAAAAATAAATAATGGGAAAAATAATATTAAGTTTTTAAAAGTAAAAAAGGCAAGACATGATATATTAAATGAATTAAATAAAAATGAAGTAATAAATGAAATAATAAAATATATGGATGGTATTAGTAATGGAAATTGA